The genomic DNA GTTTCCGCCAAGGAGCAACTTGCATGCGTCAACAATTGCAGCAAAGCTGTGAAGTGGAAAAGCAAATTGATGAGACATTAAACAATGACCAACCCGAAATACATATTAAGATTATATTATGTGTCtgaacaattcttttttttcgttctttATGGCTTCTGTTATAGCAAATAAAAATAGACGTGCATGTTTGTGTTTCCTCCTTTGTTATATATGCAATTTTCTTCCATGTAAGCAGGAACTtgtactttctaatttttttttttcttttcgtacTTCTAAATTTCCTATtgaattaaaagtaaaaacaaaaataaaggtaAAAAATTTGTGATCTTTTTACACACATGCTTTGAATGGAGGCGCTCTAATAATTAAGTGGTATCAATTCTATTCAAAAGCGTCAATCATTCATCATATATTCCGGTCATAACCCCACACTACGATTTGTAGTACGTACCAAACTATCCGATCCCTGTCGTAGTGGATGGCTGGATGCAAGATCCAGAATTCCAAGTTGGTGTgagtaaaattataaaactgagacttattttgttttattgcttGAAAAATAAGAACGCTAAActgaaaaattaaatcaaacaaagagaCTGTATAGTACTAATGTATCttgctagggtttttttttgcgTACAAAGAAGTTGATCCTCCTTGATGACCTTACTTCATCATTGTAATATTAGCTCAAACTTTATTTTCGATCATTGACGTAAAAAGTGTAGGGTAGTAACCAAAAGTGTAGAGTAACAAAAGCCTAGAAATCGTTGATTTCAATTATCCGAGACGAGGTGTTCCGGTGTCGGATCTGATGGGATGTATGGGCTTCGCCCAAATCTTCTTAGttactaaaagaaaaatggaaaaggtGTTTTAATGATGTCGATACATCCTTTGGTACGttggttttaattattttatgatCGAACCTATGGGATTTCGAAGTGATTAACCCATATGTTAGGAAGGCCAAATATTATCAGGACTTTGAGGCTgaggtgaagagaagaagaagagctcacCGTTGTTGTGGCAGGTGAACAAATAGCTGCGGACTAGCCAAAGATCTTGTCAAGAACAGCTCTGTGAAATAGGGAAGTCCATAGCTTCGATAAGCAGCGGAATCTCGTTATAGATTTCTCCGACTGTCTCGAAAATATCTCGATGATGTGATCAGGGATCGGCTCCTCTGAATATTCTCTTTGACTTCGGAGACGTAGTTTTGTTGTCGTGTTGTCATGGCAGACACAACACAATTGTAATAAACCCTAGAATTTAAATACGCTTTAGGTTGACAACATTTCACATAGTTTGGgtagaaaatttgaatttaaatacgGTTCTGGTTGTTATTTGCAGTGTCTAAAAGTTTAGGTATGAAAAATAGGTGGAGTTGATTTTGGCGGTAAAGTTGATCTCCGGTGCTTTTGTTATTATGACTTATGAGAAAGCCCGAGCTCGTGAATGAATCGGACGTTTTattatgtggaaaaaaaaaacattaaccaaTTTCTAAAACTGTACCACCTTTATCAAGCATCAGAGTATCAAATTTTAGAATCTTCTGTTTTGGATTAGTATATAAAGAGTCTGCAATAACAAGACTATCTATCATCCTCTTGCTGAATCTGCTACACAAGATGGCTTTTTAAATGTATATCAAGTAGATAAGATGCTAgaataagaatcacagaaaataaaagtatactACTCTGCTCTTATTCAAGttagcaaaacaaatatcttattaCATAAAATTGAAAAGGGAAATGTACATGCGATGGAGAGGCGGAGACTTTAGATGTGGTCTTTAACCTATGGATGACTAACATAAGAACACATCAATACACAAGCCACAAAATGGCTTACTCATGAAGAAAAGAGTATTAAAAGGCTTAAACTTATCAGGATCTGACATATCGGGATCTGGCGACGATGAGCATAACGGGTAAGCAGGCTAGGAAGAGAAAACCACAATTGGCATGTGGAGAAGAAACCCTCGTATAAGCAGATGAACCCTAGGGGTAGGTTCCATGGCGCTGGTGTTCTCCGGGAATAACGATATAGACACCACAATCTCGTAGGCCGCACGAGTTTAGCATTGTGCGAACGGTTTCAATATTGCTGGTCGTCTTCTCGCCTCCAATCTGACCTTGGTGATCTCGGAGAGGAAGGATGTCATTAATCAGGACCTCGTCCGGGGCAAGTCGAGGTCCCTTTCCATTCAAATTGTCCGATGGGAGGTCGGAGACCGATGTAGCGTTGCCGTGATCCTCGCGGATCACCTCACTAATTAAAGAAGGAACTTTCAGTGTTGGAATTTCATCTGACCTGGGTCTTGATGAACAATCGGCATTTTCTTCAGATCTGTTGAGCACTTCGCCTCGGTTCGATCTGGTGGTTCTGGGAAGCTCTCTGTTGGAATTTTTGCGGATCGCTCTCCGTGCTAGACGAGGATGCCATGGCCGAAGTGAGGGATGCCGCAGATCGCCGAAGAGTGTGGAAGAAAATTCgcaaaaataacaataaaataaatcaaacgaTGAGAGAGAACAGAGCAAGTACCTTCGGTGGTTTGGCGAAAACTACAAACGAAGAGCGGAATCAGGTATTTATAGAAGCAAGTGGGCGGCAACCCTACGCGGAGTCATAATGACCTACTTCACCCTATGCGACGTTTCAGCTTCCGAGTTGATAGAAGCGACGCGTCCGACACGTGTTGTCCTACAAATGGGTGGCGAAACAGCGCGACTTCTAGGTAATTAAATTCGATTTTCTTTACGGATTAAATCGGATATCCTTTCCTATAGTCCGGCCATTCGAATTAACTTTTGAATGAACCGAACTGGGGGAAGACTAATTATTGGTGCGGGAAttagcacccccaacataccgatctaaacccgATTAAAGAAACCGGTTATTTAACCGGGAGCTCGACCCTGAGGAGGATTTCATTTTCAAAGGCCCGATAGCGCCGAGAAGCCCAGTTCCGAGGTGACGAACTGACATCCCAGCTTGCCCAGCGGCTGACCtaataataaacaagaaacTTTCCTAATCAGCTCGGCCGTGATATGGAAAGTGGATATATTCAATAGATATAAGaaaacctataaatagagggcaacCCCTTCGTTGTAAGAtatccagcaattaatacaaaaatcctaattcttctttgttcttaaaCAAAACCTAACTTATTCTCCAAGAGATTTAAATTCCTCTTTGCTTGTCTACTTTGATCCGATTTCTTAGAGAGATAGTGTTATCAaatttgtttcccccttcaaacaaattcattgtgtgaaactcaGTTTCTACACTAACATAAGAACTCATCAATACACAAGCCACAAAGTGGCTTACTCATGAAGAAAAGAGTATTAAAAGGCTTAAACTTACTTTAAAACAACCCATTCCTCAATGTATGAACCATTACTTTTAATACACAGTACTAAGACAAATGAACACTAATAAGAGCCCATGATCCGTTACAGTTGCATAAGCTTTACGTCCTGTCCTCCACATGGTTAAGAAAGGTGTGGGCTCTAAGATGGTTAAACACATCCATTTCTCGGACTTGTACTCTTATGATTGTGTTCCTCTCCGAATTGTAGTAGCTTCACAACCTCCTTTTGGCAAGGTTATGATAATTTCTTGAATCTAAAAACTCTTCCACCTTTCATCTAGCatcagaatttcaaattttagaatCCTCTGTTTTGGATTAGTACTATATAAAGAGTTTGCAGTTTTGGATTAGTACTATATCATCCCCTTGCTGAATATCTGCCACAAGAGATGGcttttaaatgtatatattaaggGGCATGCGcgagagagatggagatctaTATATGGATGACTAACATATAACTCATATCAATACAGAGGTCACAAAGTGGCTTTATTCATGAAGAAACGAGTATACAAGGCTAAAACTTACTTTAGAACAACCAGTCCTCAATGTATATATGAACCATTAGTGTAAAACTAAAAAGGAATAAATATAgtatccaaaaaaaatgaatactagGAGCCCATGATCCGTTACAATTGCAAAAGCTTCACACATCCATTACACGTTTAGATAGGTTCGAACTCTATGATAGTTATAGAAATACACATCCATTCCTTGGATTTCAACTTTTATGATTGTGTGCCTCTCGAGATTGTAgtagaaaatattgaaaatggtAGATGGATAGCGTTGGGACAACACAATATCATTTGTGCTAGTCAATCCAACTagatataactcagccgttggAACTATATTCTTCCACAACGGGGGCAATGCATATACGTTCTTCGACCATTCATTTTTCTCAGTGTCTACCAGAACCCACAACTCAAGACGTGTATCTTCTCCAATAGCTCTTTCATTACCCTCATCTGACTGAAGTGCACCTAATCTACCCTCATAGTTAACCAGAGTTGAATCAGTACACATTGCTATATCTTTCTTGACAAATCTAAACGtttcagacctaacatcaaagcaaactatcgTAGAAATCCCTGAAGGGCGATCATCGACCATAACTTGATAATACAAACAGCCATCAATGCATATCTCACGATGTATATAGGAAGATAGGGTATACAACAATCAATCTTTCTCCATGAAAGTGTTTGAGTCCCTAATGTCAGAATTTGACACTCCTTACAGTTCCCTTCGATTCCATGACGTGGCCAGATCATGGACAATACCTTGAATAGTTTACCAATGGTCTCATAAACAAAAAAGCTTATCACGTGAAACTCCGTCGTCTTCAATGCGGGTAAAGGTAAGGCGGCTTGTCGTCCAGTGCTAGGTTTGCATATCATTGGTACAATTTCCTTCCCTCCCTCTAAGTTCCGCAGATATATAAGACAGACCAAACCGCCGACACAACCACAAATTCGAGGGGAACAATCAAAGGGGGGCTTCGTGTGATAACTCCGGGATACAAGACAAGAGTTCTGATCTGGATTTTGGACCTGCGGTGCCGTGAACAAGAACAACTCGTCGTTATTATTTGGGCAGGAGAACAAGAGTTGCGGGGGACTTGTAGATCTGGTCAAGAACAACTCCGTGAAATCTGTACGGAGAAGTATGGAAGACCATAGCTTCGATACACAACGACATCTCGCTATAGATTTCGTCGGCAATTTCAAGAGTATTTCGAAGATGAGATCAACTGGGATCGCATCTGAGTTTTCTCCACCATTGACTGACTTTGAAGCTCGTGAGTTGAGTGCAACGATGGTTTGAGGATCATCCTCCGAGACGTGTTGCTGCTGTGATTTCATGGCGGAGACAGAGAGACTGCgttaaaccctaaccctaa from Camelina sativa cultivar DH55 chromosome 7, Cs, whole genome shotgun sequence includes the following:
- the LOC104704296 gene encoding F-box protein DOR-like; translation: MKSQQQHVSEDDPQTIVALNSRASKSVNGGENSDAIPVDLIFEILLKLPTKSIARCRCVSKLWSSILLRTDFTELFLTRSTSPPQLLFSCPNNNDELFLFTAPQVQNPDQNSCLVSRSYHTKPPFDCSPRICGCVGGLVCLIYLRNLEGGKEIVPMICKPSTGRQAALPLPALKTTEFHVISFFVYETIGKLFKVLSMIWPRHGIEGNFMVDDRPSGISTIVCFDVRSETFRFVKKDIAMCTDSTLVNYEGRLGALQSDEGNERAIGEDTRLELWVLVDTEKNEWSKNVYALPPLWKNIVPTAELYLVGLTSTNDIVLSQRYPSTIFNIFYYNLERHTIIKVEIQGMDVYFYNYHRVRTYLNV